One bacterium genomic region harbors:
- a CDS encoding histone-lysine N-methyltransferase, giving the protein MSAEWFRKLSGPAGLFPLDEVFERDEPNLYRNIFPYTEVCRTPFDGIILSPEPPEDIFITDTTFRDGQQARAPYTVEQIVQLYKFMSRLGGKKGVIRQTEFFLYSETDRKGVEKCRELGYKYPEITSWIRAVKEDFKLVKAMGIAETGILTSVSDYHIYMKLKKTRKQVLKDYLDVVSAALAEGVKPRCHFEDVTRADIYGFVVPFARKLMQLGEEAGIPVKIRLCDTMGFGVPYAGAALPRSVAQLVRAMRMHAGVPSEQLEWHGHNDFHKVLVNGATAWLHGCSAVNGTLLGFGERTGNPPIEGLVIEYMELKGTEDGMDPAVITEIRNYYERELGHYIAPSTPFIGSDFNTTRAGIHIDGISKDEEIYNIFDTKKILNRPMCVAVTDKSGMAGVAHWINTHFALAEDKKVDKRHPGVQKIYKSIMREYEAGRNTTMGNDEMQRKARKYMPQLFVSEYDILKKRVLEHGRTILERISEDPEVRSMEPDRVTKALDAAVEELPFIQFVYVTDLSGVKITRNVTQIEDRSKFAEYDEKGMSFSDREWFKKPLEDGKVAASDLFTSKVTGRLTITVSAPVFDMKDEIVGIIGMDVRFEEIARQEEQE; this is encoded by the coding sequence ATGTCCGCGGAATGGTTCAGGAAACTTTCGGGTCCCGCCGGTCTCTTCCCCCTCGACGAGGTATTCGAGCGGGACGAGCCCAACCTCTACAGGAATATCTTTCCCTACACGGAGGTGTGCAGAACCCCCTTTGACGGGATAATCCTCTCGCCGGAGCCGCCGGAGGATATCTTCATCACCGACACGACTTTCCGCGACGGACAGCAGGCGCGCGCGCCCTACACCGTGGAACAGATCGTCCAGCTCTACAAATTCATGTCAAGGCTCGGCGGCAAGAAGGGCGTAATACGCCAGACGGAGTTTTTTCTTTACTCCGAAACCGACCGCAAGGGCGTGGAGAAGTGCAGGGAGCTTGGCTACAAATACCCGGAGATAACCTCGTGGATACGGGCGGTGAAGGAAGACTTCAAGCTGGTGAAGGCGATGGGGATAGCCGAGACGGGCATTCTCACCTCCGTCTCCGACTACCACATCTACATGAAGTTGAAAAAGACCAGAAAGCAGGTCCTCAAGGACTACCTCGACGTGGTCTCGGCGGCTCTCGCCGAAGGTGTGAAGCCGCGCTGCCACTTCGAGGACGTCACCCGCGCCGACATCTACGGCTTCGTAGTCCCCTTCGCCAGAAAACTCATGCAGCTCGGAGAAGAGGCGGGGATTCCCGTCAAGATACGCCTGTGCGACACGATGGGATTCGGCGTTCCCTACGCGGGCGCGGCGCTCCCCCGTTCCGTCGCGCAGCTTGTCCGGGCGATGCGCATGCACGCAGGAGTGCCCTCCGAACAGCTTGAATGGCATGGCCACAACGATTTCCACAAGGTGCTGGTCAACGGCGCCACCGCCTGGCTGCACGGCTGTTCCGCGGTCAACGGGACTCTGCTCGGCTTCGGCGAGCGCACCGGCAACCCGCCCATCGAGGGACTTGTCATAGAGTACATGGAACTCAAGGGGACCGAGGACGGCATGGACCCGGCGGTCATCACCGAGATTCGCAACTATTACGAGCGCGAGCTGGGCCACTACATAGCGCCCTCGACGCCCTTCATCGGCTCCGACTTCAACACCACGAGAGCGGGCATACACATCGACGGCATCTCCAAGGACGAGGAGATCTACAACATCTTCGACACCAAAAAGATTCTCAACCGCCCGATGTGCGTCGCCGTCACCGACAAGTCCGGCATGGCGGGCGTCGCCCACTGGATAAACACCCACTTCGCCCTCGCAGAGGACAAGAAGGTGGACAAGCGCCATCCGGGCGTCCAGAAGATATACAAGTCCATCATGCGCGAGTACGAAGCGGGCAGAAACACAACGATGGGCAACGACGAGATGCAGCGCAAGGCCAGAAAATACATGCCCCAGCTCTTCGTCTCCGAGTACGACATCCTCAAGAAGCGCGTTCTTGAGCATGGCCGCACCATTCTGGAAAGAATCTCGGAAGACCCCGAGGTCCGCTCCATGGAGCCCGACCGCGTGACGAAGGCGCTCGACGCGGCGGTAGAAGAGCTCCCCTTCATCCAGTTCGTCTACGTCACCGACCTTAGCGGCGTCAAGATAACGCGCAACGTCACCCAGATCGAAGACAGATCCAAATTCGCCGAGTACGACGAAAAGGGGATGAGCTTCTCCGACCGGGAGTGGTTCAAAAAGCCCCTCGAAGACGGCAAGGTCGCCGCAAGCGACCTCTTCACCTCAAAGGTCACCGGCAGGCTCACCATAACCGTCTCCGCCCCCGTCTTCGACATGAAAGACGAGATTGTCGGGATAATCGGGATGGACGTGCGGTTTGAAGAGATCGCGAGACAGGAAGAACAGGAGTAG
- the hemH gene encoding ferrochelatase — MKTGIFLLNMGGPDSIEAIAPFLYNLFSDPEILKFPLSRWLQRPLASAISKRRAKKVAAQYEAMGGKSPLPGITAAQAKALAEKLGEDYEVFVTMRYWHPRAEEAVRRAKEAGIGRVVVLPLYPHYCRATTGTSIADLEEALEKGGLGGLPKTVIRSWQDFPPYLDALAESLREAMEGAGETTILFSAHSVPVSVIEGGDPYLDHIKATVAGVMERFPGKKHLLAFQSRAGPVKWLAPSMEEALRSLAKEGVKDVTVVAVSFVSDHIETLREIDVEYRELAHSLGITGFRRAPSLNVRPDFISALELLARGA; from the coding sequence ATGAAAACAGGAATTTTTTTGCTAAACATGGGGGGGCCGGATTCAATCGAGGCGATCGCCCCTTTTCTCTACAATCTCTTTTCGGACCCGGAGATACTGAAGTTTCCCCTTTCGCGCTGGCTCCAAAGGCCGCTCGCTTCGGCGATAAGCAAAAGGAGGGCGAAAAAGGTCGCCGCGCAGTACGAGGCGATGGGGGGCAAATCTCCCCTTCCGGGTATCACCGCCGCGCAGGCAAAAGCCTTGGCGGAAAAACTGGGGGAGGATTACGAAGTCTTCGTCACGATGCGCTACTGGCATCCGAGGGCGGAGGAGGCGGTCAGAAGGGCAAAGGAAGCCGGAATCGGGCGCGTAGTCGTCCTGCCGCTCTACCCGCACTACTGCAGGGCGACCACGGGGACCAGCATCGCCGACCTCGAAGAGGCCCTTGAAAAGGGAGGTCTCGGCGGGCTTCCGAAGACGGTAATCCGCTCGTGGCAGGATTTTCCACCCTACCTCGACGCGCTGGCGGAGAGCCTTCGGGAGGCGATGGAGGGCGCGGGGGAGACCACCATCCTCTTTAGCGCGCACTCCGTTCCGGTGAGCGTTATAGAGGGCGGCGACCCCTACCTCGACCACATAAAGGCGACCGTCGCGGGGGTGATGGAGAGGTTCCCCGGCAAAAAACACCTCCTGGCCTTCCAGTCAAGGGCGGGGCCGGTGAAATGGCTTGCGCCCTCGATGGAGGAGGCCCTTCGTTCCCTCGCGAAGGAAGGGGTGAAGGACGTTACCGTGGTTGCAGTGAGCTTTGTCAGCGACCACATAGAGACGCTTCGAGAGATAGACGTGGAATACAGGGAACTCGCCCATTCGCTGGGGATAACCGGGTTTCGGCGCGCTCCCTCCCTGAACGTGAGACCCGATTTTATAAGCGCGCTTGAGCTTCTGGCTCGGGGAGCGTGA
- the leuD gene encoding 3-isopropylmalate dehydratase small subunit, which translates to MKLTGRVWKFGSDIDTDAIIPARYLITSDPLELAKHCMEDADPDFMKKIKPGDIIVAGKNFGCGSSREHAPIAIKEAKISCVVAKSFARIFYRNAFNMGLPIFESEEAYDKCDEGDEIEVDADAGIIRNNTKGIEFKVAPIPPFMQELIADGGLMAHIAKTKGKAG; encoded by the coding sequence ATGAAACTCACTGGAAGAGTCTGGAAATTCGGCTCGGACATAGACACCGACGCCATCATACCCGCCCGCTACCTCATCACCAGCGATCCGCTCGAACTGGCCAAGCACTGCATGGAGGACGCCGACCCGGACTTCATGAAAAAGATAAAGCCGGGAGACATAATCGTCGCAGGGAAGAACTTCGGCTGCGGCTCCAGCAGGGAGCATGCCCCCATAGCCATAAAGGAGGCGAAAATCTCCTGCGTGGTGGCCAAATCCTTCGCGAGAATCTTCTACCGCAACGCCTTCAACATGGGCCTTCCGATCTTTGAGTCGGAGGAGGCCTACGACAAGTGCGACGAGGGCGACGAGATAGAGGTGGACGCCGACGCGGGGATAATCAGGAACAATACCAAGGGGATAGAGTTCAAGGTAGCTCCTATCCCTCCCTTCATGCAGGAACTTATCGCCGACGGCGGTCTCATGGCCCACATAGCCAAGACCAAGGGCAAAGCCGGGTAG
- the leuC gene encoding 3-isopropylmalate dehydratase large subunit — MAMTITEKILAAHAGKSVVVPGEIISVKVDIALGNDITAPIAIREFKKAGAGKVFDKTRVALVPDHFAPNKDIASAEQCKILRDFAREQSLENYFETGEMGVEHALLPEQGIVGPGDVVIGADSHTCTYGALGAFSTGVGSTDLAAAMITGETWFKVPETMKFVYTGKLGPFVDGKDLILNTIGRIGVDGALYRAMEFTGPVIDALPMDDRFTMANMAIEAGGKNGIFIPDAITKEYVEGRFRRTPVYHNSDPGAKYAEIVNIDCNGLRPQVSFPHLPSNTRSVDEAGNVPIDQVIIGSCTNGRITDLRKAAAVIKGKKVAKYLRLIVIPATQSIYRQAMKEGLVEIFLDAGAAVSTPTCGPCLGGHMGILAKGERALATTNRNFVGRMGSPESEVYLASPAVAAATAVMGRIAAPEEVAT; from the coding sequence ATGGCAATGACCATAACCGAGAAGATTCTCGCCGCCCACGCCGGAAAGAGCGTCGTGGTTCCCGGCGAGATTATAAGCGTCAAGGTGGATATCGCGCTGGGGAACGACATCACGGCCCCCATAGCGATACGGGAGTTCAAAAAGGCCGGTGCGGGAAAGGTCTTCGACAAGACCCGCGTCGCGCTTGTGCCCGATCACTTCGCCCCCAACAAAGACATAGCTTCCGCCGAGCAGTGCAAGATACTCCGCGACTTCGCCCGCGAGCAGAGCCTTGAGAACTACTTCGAGACCGGTGAGATGGGCGTCGAGCACGCCCTCCTGCCCGAGCAGGGCATCGTCGGCCCCGGCGACGTGGTAATCGGCGCCGACAGTCACACCTGCACCTACGGGGCGCTCGGGGCCTTCTCCACCGGCGTCGGCTCCACAGATCTCGCCGCTGCGATGATCACCGGCGAGACCTGGTTCAAGGTTCCCGAGACTATGAAGTTCGTCTACACCGGCAAGCTCGGCCCCTTCGTGGACGGCAAGGACCTTATTCTCAACACCATCGGCAGGATAGGCGTGGACGGAGCCCTTTACCGGGCGATGGAGTTCACCGGCCCGGTAATCGACGCTCTCCCGATGGACGACAGGTTCACGATGGCGAACATGGCCATCGAGGCTGGCGGCAAGAACGGCATCTTCATCCCCGACGCGATAACGAAAGAGTACGTCGAGGGGCGCTTCCGCCGCACCCCCGTTTACCACAACTCCGACCCCGGCGCGAAGTACGCCGAGATCGTCAACATCGACTGCAACGGCCTTCGCCCGCAGGTCTCCTTCCCCCATCTGCCCTCCAACACCCGTTCGGTGGACGAAGCCGGGAACGTGCCGATAGACCAGGTAATCATAGGCTCTTGCACCAACGGCAGGATAACCGACCTTCGCAAGGCCGCCGCGGTCATCAAGGGCAAGAAAGTGGCCAAATATCTTCGCCTCATCGTCATTCCCGCCACTCAGTCCATCTACAGACAGGCGATGAAGGAGGGTCTGGTGGAAATCTTCCTCGACGCGGGCGCGGCGGTCTCCACGCCCACCTGCGGCCCCTGTCTCGGCGGCCACATGGGCATTCTCGCGAAGGGCGAGAGGGCGCTGGCCACCACAAACCGGAACTTCGTCGGCAGAATGGGCTCCCCCGAGAGCGAAGTCTATCTCGCGAGCCCCGCTGTGGCCGCGGCAACTGCGGTGATGGGGCGCATCGCGGCCCCCGAGGAGGTCGCCACATGA
- a CDS encoding 2-isopropylmalate synthase yields MDKVFIFDTTLRDGEQSPGASMNVEEKFRLAQALERLGVDIIEAGFPISSPGDFESVKLIADKVRGLQVAGLARASVADIDRAWEALKGGANPRIHTFLATSPIHMLHKLRKSPEEVLEQAIAAVRHAVKYTTNVEFSAEDAGRSDIDFLCRVIEAVIDAGATTVNIPDTVGYAIPSQFGETIADIFSRVPNIHKAIISVHCHNDLGLATANSVAAVQAGARQVECTINGIGERAGNTSLEEVVMAFRVRQNLLDVTTSIKTEHIYPTSRLVSNITGLPVQPNKAIVGANAFAHEAGIHQDGILKDKSTYEIMTPESVGISTNELVLGKHSGRHAFVDRVKGLGYELSPEQVETAFTAFKELADKKKVIYDEDIEAIVAERVLRLPDRYRLVYLNVTSGTVTVPTATVQMEIDGVVRQEAEFGDGPVDAAFSVIKKLTGKHPRLESFNISSITGGTDAQAEVSVRIEESGVMANGQASDTDIVVASAKAFVRALNKLEHRRKKSFGTYM; encoded by the coding sequence ATGGACAAGGTATTCATATTCGATACAACTCTGCGCGACGGCGAGCAATCGCCCGGCGCTTCCATGAACGTAGAGGAAAAGTTCCGTCTGGCGCAGGCTCTGGAGCGCCTCGGCGTGGACATCATCGAGGCGGGTTTCCCCATCTCCTCGCCGGGCGACTTTGAATCGGTGAAGCTCATCGCCGACAAGGTGAGGGGTTTGCAGGTCGCCGGGCTCGCCCGCGCCAGCGTCGCCGACATCGACAGGGCCTGGGAGGCCCTCAAAGGCGGCGCCAACCCGCGCATACACACCTTTCTCGCCACCTCGCCCATTCACATGCTGCACAAGCTCCGCAAGTCTCCCGAAGAGGTGCTGGAGCAGGCGATAGCGGCGGTCAGGCACGCCGTAAAGTACACCACCAACGTCGAATTTTCGGCGGAGGACGCGGGCCGTAGCGACATCGATTTCCTTTGCAGGGTCATCGAGGCGGTAATCGACGCCGGGGCGACCACTGTCAACATTCCCGACACTGTCGGCTACGCGATACCCTCGCAGTTCGGGGAGACGATAGCGGATATTTTCAGCAGGGTGCCGAACATCCACAAGGCGATCATCTCCGTCCACTGCCACAACGACCTCGGCCTCGCCACGGCCAACTCGGTCGCGGCGGTGCAGGCGGGCGCGCGGCAGGTGGAGTGCACAATCAACGGCATCGGGGAGCGGGCGGGCAACACCTCCCTCGAAGAGGTCGTAATGGCCTTTCGGGTCCGCCAGAACCTCCTCGACGTGACGACCTCGATAAAGACCGAACACATCTACCCCACGAGCAGGCTCGTATCCAACATTACCGGCCTCCCGGTCCAGCCCAACAAGGCGATAGTGGGCGCAAACGCCTTCGCCCACGAGGCGGGTATCCATCAGGACGGAATTTTAAAGGACAAGTCCACCTACGAGATTATGACCCCCGAGTCGGTCGGAATCTCCACCAACGAACTGGTGCTCGGAAAGCACTCCGGCAGACACGCCTTCGTGGACAGGGTGAAGGGCCTCGGCTACGAGCTGTCGCCGGAGCAGGTCGAAACGGCGTTTACCGCCTTCAAGGAGCTGGCCGACAAGAAAAAGGTCATCTACGACGAGGACATCGAGGCAATCGTGGCGGAGCGGGTTCTTCGCCTTCCGGACCGCTACCGCCTCGTCTACCTGAACGTCACCTCCGGCACGGTGACCGTTCCCACCGCCACCGTCCAGATGGAGATAGACGGCGTGGTGCGGCAGGAGGCGGAATTCGGCGACGGCCCGGTGGACGCGGCCTTCTCGGTGATAAAGAAGCTCACCGGCAAGCACCCGCGGCTGGAATCCTTCAACATAAGCTCCATCACCGGCGGAACCGACGCGCAGGCGGAGGTTAGCGTCCGCATCGAGGAGAGCGGAGTCATGGCCAACGGTCAGGCGAGCGACACCGACATAGTGGTCGCCTCCGCGAAGGCTTTCGTCCGCGCCCTGAACAAACTGGAACACCGGAGGAAAAAATCCTTCGGTACCTATATGTGA